The Vicia villosa cultivar HV-30 ecotype Madison, WI linkage group LG1, Vvil1.0, whole genome shotgun sequence genome includes a region encoding these proteins:
- the LOC131610757 gene encoding uncharacterized protein LOC131610757: MSTGKPKDNDFQLSVVPGMSKPPLPPSSNAIVEYTPPVFKEEEEDLEIKLRRIIDNVPVRVSNTSGSSAGSGSGDFHQYRQMRRKEQDRLARMDVDYQRRKEVAEFNMRREERLKAAEERTAKKRAKRQKKKQKKKEKKIKTNDGVQQQKKEESSDDGDSDNNEEEAP; this comes from the exons ATGTCGACTGGTAAACCTAAAGACAACGATTTTCAGCTTTCTGTAGTGCCGGGAATGTCGAAACCGCCCCTACCGCCATCGTCAAATGCGATTGTGGAATATACTCCTCCTGTTTTTAAGGAGGAGGAAGAGGATTTGGAAATTAAGCTCCGACGTATCATCGATAATGTGCCGGTTCGTGTTAGTAATACCTCCGGTAGTTCCGCTGGTTCTGGCTCCGGCGATTTCCACCAG TATCGGCAGATGAGGCGCAAGGAGCAAGATCGACTTGCTAGGATGGACGTTGATTATCAGAGAAGGAAAGAAGTGGCGGAATTTAATATGAGAAGAGAGGAAAGATTAAAAGCTGCTGAGGAACGCACAGCTAAGAAGCGAGCAAAACGtcaaaagaaaaagcaaaagaaaaaggagaaaaagatcAAAACAAATGATGGAGTACAACAGCAAAAGAAAGAAGAATCTTCAGATGACGGGGATTCTGATAACAATGAGGAGGAAGCACCTTGA
- the LOC131610769 gene encoding reticulon-like protein B11: MVEPKRISVHHALGAGIVADVLLWKNWRGGVAVLSSATTLWYLFERAGYNFLSFVANVILLLVVILFLWAKAANLLNRPLPPLPDLEISEETIGKLADELQIWINRALSVAHDIAIERNLLLCLQVVGVLLTISYIGSLFNFLTLIYICVLLSLSLPVLYDKYQDRIDEKIHVVHGVAHPHYQKIHSIVLSIIPNSAKKEKKVQ; the protein is encoded by the exons ATGGTAGAACCTAAACGGATCTCCGTTCATCACGCTCTCGGCGCCGGCATAG TTGCTGATGTGCTGCTATGGAAGAATTGGCGTGGAGGAGTTGCGGTGCTGAGTTCGGCTACCACATTGTGGTATCTGTTTGAGCGAGCCGGTTATAATTTCTTGTCATTTGTGGCTAATGTGATTTTGCTTCTTGTTGTGATTCTGTTTTTATGGGCTAAAGCTGCTAATCTTCTTAATAG ACCGCTTCCTCCTCTGCCTGATCTGGAGATCTCGGAGGAAACTATTGGCAAGCTTGCTGATGAACTGCAAATTTGGATAAACCGGGCTTTGTCTGTTGCACATGATATAGCAATTGAGAGAAATTTGTTGCTTTGTCTACAG GTTGTTGGTGTATTGTTGACAATATCTTATATTGGTAGTCTGTTTAACTTTCTGACTTTGATCTACATAT GTGTTCTTCTTAGCTTGTCTCTTCCCGTGTTGTATGACAAGTACCAGGATAGAATTGATGAGAAGATACACGTGGTACATGGGGTTGCTCATCCACATTATCAAAAGATTCACAGCATTGTTTTGAGCATTATTCCAAATAgtgcaaaaaaagaaaagaaggtgCAGTAG